The Punica granatum isolate Tunisia-2019 chromosome 4, ASM765513v2, whole genome shotgun sequence sequence GGTGTTGGTCATCCTGCATGAAAACcggaagaaaatgaaaatgaaagaataaccATCATCAATTATCAGCAGTGAGTTTCTCCTTAATTGACTTGACTCGAACCTAcagacgaaattgatgcagTTGGCTCGTCTATGTCAATGGGCCTTAATCGTCTTCCGTCCAGCAGTCACTATGCATCTAGAGAGCTCCAAAATATTAAACAATCAAATGATGTGACATTGGTGTGCTCTTTTTCatatgataataatttatcTTCGGCAACAAAGTGGATTTGGATCGAATTTAATATCCTTCCATGTGTATGGCATCTTCCTCATGTGATTATTAGTATTATCTTATAGACATGGAATCTCCTTACCGTTATGTTATGACAGAGAGCCATATTAGAATTactaataacaataacaatgcTTCATCTggtgctctttttttttttcccttatttgTTCGTGGATGTAAtacaatcaaataaaaatcttaatatttaataaaaaagtacaaataattttacgggtattaaatttatattctcTTGATTGATGAGGTAGAACGTACGTTATTATGTTACACTCTCTATAAGGCCTCATTTGCTTTCCTTAATAATAACAATGTCCAATCTGCTCTTTCTGAAGGCCCACCAGTCCCGCTACCATTAAATCTTAatcttaataaataataaagagaTTATACATGATATCGGCTCTACAACCTCGTGATTTGGTGCATAACCCATTTGATAATGCTCCATCTGTTTCTGCCCCGAATGGGGGATCATCGCATGGGACCTCTACACCGCAGAAGGCGACACGTTTTCCCAGTGACAATTAAACACATGCCCCGCTATGGTTTGACCGCTAACTAACACCTGCATGAGATTCAAATTTTTTGGGTAAACCCATAGCTTGCAATGAAAAACATACGTGTCACGTACAGAATTAGTAAAATACACCCTCCTCGCTTATTTTCAGAAATTATGATATAATTTATCGATTATCGTTTTCGATAAACGGGATAATTAGGCGAATCCATGAACGTTTATCACGAAGTGACTTATTATTTAGTGGACTTTCTTGGGGTCGCTGCTACTGGGACGACCAAGTGGACCTCGCGGATTGGACTGGTTTGGTGCTAGCTGGACTTGCAATTTGGAAGAGGCATCGATGCTCCCAGATATTTATATCGCTTATCCGTCGATCAAATTGTTTGTGATATTTTATGTGATATCATTTTCTCACATTGGTGATGGAATTGGAAGATCCCCTCCTCGGAAAATGTCGGATTTCAAGCCGAATTCTTTATTCGGATTCTTTAATTcttaatatagatatataaatataaatacaaaagcaaagagaatataatatatatatatatatatatatatgaccgACAAGATAATagaataagaaaaaggaaaagaaaaaagaaaaagtaatccCACTCGAATTTTGCTGCCACTCGAACCTACTCACTGAGCATTCCCTGTAAAGCCGATAGAGCCAGCAATCGCGGTATCTCTCTACGATGATAATCGATTGATCATTCGCCGACTAGGTAATCCAGTCATTCCTATTATCGGACAGGTCCCCAAAAAGACCGCGGAATTTTAGTCCACGGCAATCGTACATAAGAGTTTTTGCTCAAAGTGGTCTTCTTTCTCAAGCAATTTCCTATAAATGGTCTTCTTGTCAAACTATTCCCCCATCATAGTCTTACACTctctttcatttgttttttagTCCCTAAATATTTtcactattttattttaagtccctTTATGaaacttataaaataaaagatggaaaatatatatatatatatatatatatatatatataaaagaaagaaagataggTTGAAATTACAAAGGGATGAGTGGTAGGTGGCCGCAGGGTTGGGCATGCCGCGATTCGATTTGGAAATCATGctgaaacaaaaaacaaaatgctTCAATAAAGTTCGAGATTACAAGTACAAACTATAATCactttatgagaaaaaatcgAATCAAATGtgactctcttttttctttttcttcttttcgttaaattaatttttccttaaaaatatattaaattagatGGAAATAATTGTGTTCAGCTCCATTGGACACAATTGTCATGAGTCAAaccgtaaaaaaaaaaaagattttagtttagtatttttcttatttcatttttcaatttatcgAGTTATTTTACTTATCTTAGtgtattttagttttttttttctggaaaATAATTTAACTAAATTGGTTAGGTTCAGTGGACCATAATTATTCGGATTGaatacaataaattattatcGAATTTCTTTTTAGTTAAAAACCGCATTAAATTAGAGTCAGTTTGAGAGGTTCAACTCTTATTTGTTAGATTCAATTGGACTCGTAGCttaattggattttttttttgttttctttttactgCCCTAGGTCCTACCCCAACATCGACCACGACCCCTTCGAATAGTGAAGATGAGAATCACCATACTCATGTAAAatatttgactttttttttatcacaaagtgattaagattCGAATTTATCACTCGAATTTCATCATTTGTTTTTAGTTTGACACGAGCAAACCGAAGCGAACCATGCCCACCTCCAGGGCCCCCACATCACCCCATTCTAGCTATTTTATATCTCGTTGCTTTTTATTtgtgcttttctttttatttttcaatttataagtTTATGAAATGGACCtcaaataaaatagtaaaagagTTTCAGGGACCTTTTTTCGGTAATAGAGTTTTAGGGActttaaaaacaaataaaaaagttttataagactattgtgaaaaatatttcttaaggaagattattatagaaaatagtttaaaaaataagacTATATTGGAGAAGTGGTACATGGACGTCGCTGTCATACAGGGTCTGGGGGGCGGTCGGGGCGGGCCCCGCCACCGCGACACACGGGTTCCTTCCTCCTGAAGCTAGTTGGGTCAAGCGCGGGGCCCATGcatccttctctctctcctcactGAAACCACCGTAAGGTCAGTAACCAaacaacccccccccccccccccccccccccccccccccccccccctctatAAGTAGACCGTCGGATCAGCCACCTTTGTCCTCCGGTTTTCGTTCATTCACTGCGCTGCGCGTCCCATCCATCAAAGCTCTCTCTAGAcacttctcttcctttccccccACCTAAACCCTCCTCGAAGATCTCCCCTGTGCTCGATTCTCCTCCGTAACAGAATCTCACAGCCCATTTCGCCGCTTGTTTCCCGCGAAAACCTTCTCGCCTGCTCACGAATCGATTCCCTTTCCCACTCTCCGGTGATCCTTAAACCTCCCCGTGCTCTGCCCTTTTTGGCTCCGAAGAGCCCTCCGTGCTTTGATCGTCGTACTTCATCGACTAACTCCTTCGACAGACACCATCCGCCGCAGGTACAGTTTCCCCGCTTTCATCTCTTCTAGTGCTTTTGATCATCCATTTTCGGTTTCATTTGTCCCTGTTTTTAACTCGTTGATTTTGGTGATCTGTCGAAAGATTGCAGGAGATGGAACAGAACTACCGCGACGACGACCTCGAGTTTGTTGTTGATGACTTCTACGATGAATTCGAGGATGAAAACCCTTTTGAAGAGCCCGAATCACCTATTCGCACCGATTGCGACTCTGACTTCCGTGATGACTTCGAGTTGGTAAGCTTGTTATTGCTGCAGTGCTTTTGCATGCGTTCTTTTTCTTCCACTTTTGTTCTtcagtcatatatatataaataagaagAGTGAAGGACAGTCAAATGTTAGTGGAGAATTCCAGTTGATTGATGTTTGTGTCCCTGATGTCTGTTGGTTGGGTCGAACATGACCTCTGCTGTTTGGTGGTTTTGGGTAATGCAGAGCAAGTCAAAGACTGATACATCTGCTTTTGAAGCGAGGAATGGAAAGGACATACAGGGAATACCTTGGGAGAGGATGAACTACACGAGAGATAAGTACCGCGAGAAACGATTGAAGCAGTACAAGAACTATGAGAGCCTCTCATCCTCCCGAGAGGAGCTCGCGAAGGTTGGCTGTTTAAGTccgccttttctttttttcttcagtTCTCATAATCGTACATTGCTCAAAAATCTTTCATTGATTAAGAAGTTACGTGTGTTTTTTTTCGTAGTTTGTTTCAGATTTTCGTGGCTTTTTTATGTGTTTTCTTGTAGCAGAGGATATTTAGTGGAGGAGTatctattactattattattgtgCTTGCAAAAATTGATTAATCTAGAAGATTCATGATggaattaatttattagtttgAAAGTTGATTGCTTGTTGATGGAATCTCTTCACCACAACAAAAATGATATTTGTATAGTTGCATCTCATATAGATGATCCTCTTTTTATAATTGACCCTCAATACTAATGGagtattataaaaaaaatctgatCCATATGAACTTTTCCATATGATCAAAACTTCAAAAAAATCCATGAGGAATCAACAGTcctttttctaataaaattgtATAATTCTTTTCCCTCATCTATTTTTTGTCGGAGTAATCGTAGCTCTTAATGTTCTTCTTGTCCTAAAATATTCTTAAGTCTTCTAGATTCTTGCTTCCCTGATCTTCTTTCTAAGATACTGTACTTCCTCTTTCACACACACAAGCGTgcgcatatatacatatttggACAATTTTACCGAATATATTGTATGACAGGAGTGTTTACCAGTGGAGAAGGGGAACAACTTTTATGACTTCCACTTCAACACTAGGCTTGTCAAGTCCACAATCGTGCATTTTCAGGTAGAgaatttactcttttttttcctttaattacCTAATGGTAAACTCATGGATCGACATGTCTCGTCGGTGAGTCACTGGTAAATTCATGCATtatacatgcatattttgTTCATAAAGCTACCTccataaattcgaagaaatAGTATGCAGATTTGATGCATCATCATTCCTCATTTATTATGCTTTTCTTCGGATGAATGTCTGCATCGTCATCTTTAACCTTTCCCTGAAGATGATTGTCCTTGCATTCTTTGCCTGTTCAAATCTGATCGTTTGTCTTTCAAACGGAATGTACATGAAATAAGGCTGTCATGTGGAaattcttatatataaaacaaaaaacaatcATTGCATGCCCTGCACATTTAACAGACTTTGGCCTTTAGATTCTGTACGTTCTTCAATAAGGCGCTCTTAATATCTGTTTATATGCATATTACGTCTTCAAGTTTTGCAGGtttatcaatttgatatattcTTTATGGATATCATGTGCTTCAGTAGCTCTGTGCTACAACTATTTGATGGAAGGTTTGGAGTTCACAGGTTTTCTACTGAATGTTAGGTTTTGGTAGATTGTTTAGATAATCGAAGATCAAGACATCATAATCAAGTGATGAACTTGTGTTGGGCTTTCAAATATGTCATAAACTTGGGAGACTGTTCAACTGCATTTTATGGATTATTGTCCAATTATTTCAACTGACTTgtttcatatttttgttttcatcttCATGAATAATGCttttgggggaaaaaaaataaaaaatctaggTGTAGGTACATATAGGATAAGTAAATGACTGTCTTGTTGGAGAACTTATGATGACCACTTTTAGATACTGGTATAAAACGCACATGTTGTAGCTCTTGAAGAATTCTTTGCAActttttatctttatttttaaagaagGCCAAACTAGAATTGTGCCTGGAACATAGTTTTTTTGAGACAATGTTTTTATATCTTTCTCAGCAATAAGTAGAGTTTCTTAGCATTTCTTTCAATTAGGCGCTTATAATTGCTGATGGTAAAGCTGTCATAATTTGAACTTTGAAGTAAGATATTGCCTTGACCTTCTGAACCAAAAACTATTATGTGGAAGATTCGACCTGGGCTACCTGCTAGAGAATGCTTGGTTTATTTTGACTCCCAGTGGTAAGGTACTGAATGCATCATGCTCTTGCTGTGGCTTTGGATTTTAGATTTCTTTTGGAAAGGACATCTAATCACGGAGAGTTTGCAAATGCTCTGTGCCATATGAATTGTTAATCGTAGGGAATATATAGACTCAATAACAGCTGTAGCAAAGTGCCGCATTTCTGATGACCTATACTCGAGATAACAAAATAGTAAATGGTAAGGTAATTATTCTTCTAGCAGCAATAAGTCAACCTCACCAAATAGCTTAGATTGATGTGGAAACATAATGTGATTGGACAATGGATGAGGGACCATATTGGGGAAGCACTAAAGTTAATGTTTGATTGTTCATCAGACAAGTTTATGTTCACATTTGACGCATTTGTTGTTGCAAATTATTATGTGTTTTAACTCTCTGGCATTAGGAATGCTATACTTCTCTCTTTATTTCAGCTTTTAAAGCAAGGTGGAAGTTATATCTGAGCAGCTGGCACAGTAAGCAAACGGGTATATATGGTATGATAGGAAGTGTTTGATCACTGTAGAGGGGGCTGCATGACATTCTCCATCATTTCATTTGTCTGCCTTTTGGAGTTTGTGTTATTCCATTTGCATGAATTGTATGATAACCTACTTACCAATGCATACTCTTCATTTCCACTCCAACGAGACCATCAGGTACTCGTTTGTATATGCTGAGTAGTTCTTAGTGGTAAATTCACTTAAAATCATTAATGGTGAACAACTTCCTTTAAGCGGCAGGTGGTCCAAAAAAATTCTGCATGCCTTGCTTTGTTTTCATTCACCGAGAGTTTGATATTTACTGTAGTGACAAGCTACTGCATACCCCAAAATTGAGACTCTTGTACTACTAGAGgagccaaaagaaaaaaaattataacaaaacaaaaaagcgATTACTGCATGAGACAAACTTTAAAATGGCCATGCTATAGTAAAACGCTTGTATTGAATTGTCATATGGAAGCTCAGTTTCACTGTTTTCTTTTGTCCTTCATTCAGCTGCGGAATCTTCTTTGGTCCACATCAAAGCATGATGTATACCTTATGCAAAACTACTCTGTAATGCATTGGTCATCATTGTTCAGAAGGAGCAAAGAGGTGCTAAATGTGGCCAGACCAATCACTGCCAATGTGGTATGTAGCTGATCCCTCACCCAATTTTTTGGTAAAGTTTGCTTTCCTTgcattcataaaatttaaacaTTACCTTTGTTTTTAAAGCAGAGGAGGCCCAGCCTTCTGATGGAGACCCTCTCTAGAGTGCAAATAAGCACCATGGCTGTAAAAGACAACTTACTAGTTGCCGGAGGATTCCAAGGGGAACTCATATGCAAGGTAGTAATACTATAGTATTTTTAATTGTAGATCTGATCGTAAGACCTTTCCACCTGTCCCACTAATGTATTTGTTATTCATTGGCCAGTTCCTTGATCAACCTGATGTTGCATTCTGCACCAAAGTAACAGCAGAGGAGAATGCTATCACTAATTCTGTGGACATATATCGTAGCCCAATGTGAGAATTCTGTCCATATATCTTTTTGCGCATAATTCCTTCACTTCCCTTCAGTCATTTAAATCAATGGTCCTTTTCTTGTCCAGGGGTTCTTTGAGGGTCTTGGCTGCAAACAATGATGCCCGAATCAGAATTTTTGACACTCAGAAATTTGCTTGCCTAAGTAACTTCAACTTCGGTTGGTCTGTAAATGTGAGTGCTTGAGGAACGTAGTTACCTTATTGACATGCTGTTAGGTATTTGATACTTGTGATATTTTCTGACTTCTCATGGTTTAATTTCTCAGAACGCCTCTGCTAGTCCAGATGGTAAACTCCTTGCAGTGCTCGGGGACTGTGAAAATTGCCTGATAGCTGATGCTCAATCTGGCAAAGTAAGTTGCTGATTGTAGATTTTTACTGAAAAATCTGTTTAATTACCTCTTCTATTTCCAGATTGACTTTTGAATTATATTTGTAGTTGCTCTCCCCTCGATTGGAAATTTTTGCCTTTTCTTCTTGGGGGAGTGGAGAGTTTACTCTTTTAACATATCGAACATCTACACAAAAAAGATAGCGCTGATAGTCTTCATCCCAAAATAACAAATTTGGGTGAACCAATTTATAACCAGACGGTTTCTAGAGAAAGGATTTTTGGAGAAACGTTTTAAGATGAAACATTTgcgatcaaaattttttttttctccaaaaaCAAGTTTGGCCTCTCCTTTTTGTAAGAGCTGTGAGCATTCCGCGAGTCATTGTATGGATTCTGCTTCAACTCTTTATTAGTTCTGCAATTAAGTTTTTTAACTTCTGAAATTAAAACTGCAGACGGTCAGCACCTTAAAGGGGCACTTGGATTACTCCTTTGCATCAGCTTGGCACCCCGATGGTCGAATCCTTGCCACGGGGAACCAAGACACGACCTGCCGATTGTGGGACATTAGGAACCCGTCCCAGTCCATAGCCGTCCTAAAGGGGCGAATGGGAGCCATCAGGGCCCTCAAGTTCACATCCGATGGCAGGTTCATGGCCATGGCGGAGCCCGCGGACTTTGTTCACATCTTTGACGCTCAATCAGGCTACTCTAAGTCTCAAGAGATCGACCTCTTTGGCGAGATTGCAGGGATATCCTTCAGTCCTGACACGGAGTCTCTCTTCGTTGGGGTAGCAGACCGAACTTATGGCAGCTTGTTGGAGTTAAACAGGAGGCACTGCAACCGATATTTGGACGCAATGATCTAGTCGTGCTCATTGAGCAAAATTGTCGATGCGGAATTGTAGATAAATATAGGACAAAGGTATTGTTTTGAGAGTGTATATATCTCGATATAAGGTTTGTAGAAGCAGCTTAGTACTGATGTTGGAGGACGTTAACTAATGTCCCTTTGGTTGGTTTGGAGAGTATTAGTGGCCAAAAGATCTTTTGCTGATTTTGGAGAGCAGATCATTGGTAACCTCAAATAGTTGGCCTTTTTTAAGGTTTGTTTTGCTCTTCGCGTACGTGAGGACCTGAAGACCCTGCGTGCAATTTGTTTATATTAGATTGGACTTGTGGTCAATTATTTtatgaagattttttttttcctttttagttGAACAATAGTATCATAGACATTTTGTTGCTTTCATAACAAATTTCTTACCCGATGAGGGACATGGACGTGCATATGGTGATATAATCGGGTTGGATGAGCCCCTCTCTGTTCTATTTCTACTAGTGAATAGGATGTCGAGCAGTGTCGTGTCGACTATTACTGAAGTTGGACCGTGTCAATGGAATTGTGAAAGTTGGGTCGTCATTATAGTTGAAAAATGTAAAGCCTAGTAGGTGACCAACCACCAGTCGGTAAGTTGCAAATAGCGTGCCGACCTTACTTGCAAATAGTGGGCCCGTTTGATTTCgattttagaattatgattttgattttaattttatccaCTACACAGTAAAAGTACAcgtttttcaaattaaatttataatattatcttatttgtcttttttataattaaaatcaaaattaaaatcaaagttactttaatttcGAAACTAAACGCCTCCTGAAATTCTCTCTCAGCCTAGAGATAAGAAGATACGGTTGGCAATTGaattatttacttcatcgaAAGGGATGGGAATATCCAGATATCATAACACAGTTAAGTGGAACAGCTGATAATGGTGGCGTTCCTGTCGCATCTATGATCTACCAATCAAAGATTGACTTCGTTATTTGGGGTTGTTTAACGGCACCTGGAAACCCCCGACTCGAAACATCACTTTCTCTTAAAGTCTTTATAGACGAGTCTATCCACTGAAAATAATACTACGAAGTGCGGCGTGTGTTAGCTAAGTTCCAATACTCGGTTCGAAGAATCTCTTCGAGAGGAAGACAAGCACCTTTATGGTGTTATACATCGGGGTTTGGTCCATACGAGAGTCTCTTGCAGGTTGAGGGCCATGCCCACGTCCTATTCCTCATATAAAGCAAACGTATCGTTTTGTTTCTTAAGTTGACAAGAGCAAGGAACATTGTCTTGTTACAACTGTTTGAAAAGAATATTGATATTTATGTGATAACAATAGTCAAAATCTCtccacgaaaaaaaaaatctagaaaatatCCTAactatttatcttttttatattcttaaaaGAAGGGTTTAAGTCATTGCATGTTGACTTAGAAGTTACAGGTTTGATATTTAGTGAGATCACCTGTATCTATTTATTAGTTAGctatgatttcttttttattatactagacATTAAGCCTcatttgtaatcgaaaaaaaattttccaaaGCCCACCTTCTAGCCCACGTTGATTCTTGTAATCATTGCAATATTTATGCTGATCTGTTCAGGAAAATGACATGCAcatattcataaaataataataatgtgagTTAATTCAAGTGGTTCCGCGCTTGTTCTCCTTGATAAAATCTTGAGTTAGaattttgtgaatggagaaaatatactctatgagagttttatcctttaATGAACTAATTCAGATTGATTGGATTAATCGGATCCCATTAGAGTTTCGAATAccagtattaaaaaaaattaaaaagaaggaagaaaatgaCGTGCACAATACCATTTCAAATTCGACATTAATTGTCATGGTGGGCCCATATTTTTTTCTGAGCCTATCTTTTAACTGGTCTAGCCTGATGgacataatattttttctggGCCTACCTTTAGATTGGTCTAGCCCGATGGGCCTAAACAGTGAACTAGCAAAGCGAGCCCATATGGAAGCAATATCTGCTGACAAACAAGTGCCGAGTTGTCAATTCCTAACCAGGCTGGGCttgatttcttttctgttCCTCGCACGTCCTGTTGAGGCCATAGATTGACCAGCTTCCCCTGGCAATTTATGAAGGAGAAGCTCCAGTGGCTTTTTCAGTAGACGTTTTAGGgggttgaaaaaaaaaaatgatagctGATCATCAGGCTTCAGTCGAATGCGTGGAAGCCTATCTTTTCAACTCGTGCAAATCTTCTCTTGAAATGGCATTTTCGGGCTGCTTTGTATCACGGGCCAGTCCGTTCCTTATCGATTCGATTGCGCAGCAAAGAATGTGATTTGGTAACGTAAACGTTTACCAGCTCAACAGCTCATACATCTTTGTTATTATTGATCAACACTTAGCTTAGTAAAGTAAAGAGGCTTAATTTTGAATGGATAAATGTCCCATGTGCGGTGGAGTGGTGAAGGAAATATGTTTTGTATTGTAATGAATTTTGACGTCGCGTGCGTGTTCGTGTTTTCGGCGTGTACTTTGATATCTGTAAACTCAACGGGTCATaactaatccagttcgagCCTGATCGgtccactaagggataaagctctcctcatcaagaattttttttcatttacaaggCTCAAACTTTAAGGGGAATAAGTGTCGAATTGCTTAAACCAACTCTTAATGGCGCGTGCGTGTTTGATTTGAGTTAATGTAAATCGGTTGAGAAGATGATGGGTTGGATTGGATCATATCACttattaatccaaaaaatGGATTCTTCTACCGACCAAAAGATGAAAGTGAAACCTCCGATCCCAAGGGGCGCGATATGCTTTCACGCATGGTCGCGAGAAGCATGTGATATGAGTAAAATTGACGCGGGTATGTTCGTGAAAAGGAGCAGGAAATTcgtgatgatgatgacatgaTCTTCTTTCTCATTTTCATAGTAAcctgtaacgctcgtcaataTATGCATGGTTTCTTTCTCGTTGCCATCATTAAGCCATAAAATTCAACATCAATAGATCATCGGAGAACCGATATTGCAATTTTAACGCGATTGCGATCATTGTTTCAGCACTAGCTCGCATGTTGCCCAGAGGAAACGGAAATGCATGGAAGATGAAGTACCGCGATTATAAGGAATAAAAGCTCGGGCGAGGTTAACCTTTCTCTAATATCAGTCGATATTTTTCAGACGATGCTCTAAAGGCACAATATTCCTCGTGAAAACACctgaaaattaaacaaaatttcGCAGTCTCTTTCTCGCACTTTTAGCTGTAAAGATATTCGAATTACGAAAGTCTTACCTTGTCGTATGAAGATCAAATTTGATAACCTCAACCAAATCAAAGATGATATCTGACCAACAATGACATGAAACTGCCTCCTTAAAGAAGACAacgatttttgtttttcctcaTTCAATCAATTGTTGGCATCTGTTCTCCGAGCTGTACAGTTCATCTAGAAAATCGCATTCCCACCAAATTTCATCAAGACTCGGAAAATTCCCAACGAAATGAAGAATTATCACCTCAACCACCTCCTACAGGCGTTTCCAAATAGAGTTTTCCGACGAATAAATATTCGAATTGCCCGGCAACGACCCATACCCTGccggaaaaataaaagttcgaAATATTTCACCCATTTATGAGAAGTAAGAATTCACCCAATCACCTCTTTgtatatttttccaattttttcaaAACCTTGAAAAGCTTTTTCCTGTTTCCAATCAATAATATGCGAAAAAGggtaagagaaaataatgttCAGTGGTTAGTATTTGATTTCACTTTTACCTAATAAAGTTTTCCTGGAAAAAAAGCAAATtaccaaataaataattgaatttcTGGTCCCCACGAACGTACTGTTGTTACTATCGCGCATGCTTGCCAATTTGGTAATGGTGCCCCCACAATATTCCAAACTTAATGAAGGAAACACATATGTTATGAATTTGATTTCGGTTATAAATGAGATCCAAGGCTCAatacaatgaaagaaaaacctaaataactaataaatggggTACGAGTAGTCTCATTAAGTATCGAACATGCGAACCTCTAGATTAATAGGCGATGGCGTATGTTACTACGCCACGGCCTCTTTTGATTTTGATGTATCGATATGGTCAAAGATTTCGttcaaaacatatatatacccGTGATTTGGCTGTAAGGGACTAGGAAACATAAAACATGTAGCATTCCCATGTCCGCAAGGAAATACATATACTTGGCGTTCAAAAAcgaaaaattgataatttcgTGGATGACATTCATGATAAATAAGATCTTGTTTCTTTTACTTGCAAGAATTATATGGATGTAACAGCCTATAATTCATGCTGACGACATCACATTGATAATGTATAACGTGTACGTACTATCTAGCTTCAGATGTGactacacacacacacacacacacacataatcGACGATCAATTATCGAAGGAGCTAAAGTTCTCATATGCATCTATTCTCAGCATGATCTCTGCACTGCAAGTGTTAGAATATATAATGTCGATCGGAATGCAATATAATGCTGTTTGTCTTGTAATGTACTATAGCGAATTCCAGCCAAAAAATTCTACGGCTCGGTTCTAATttgccccattttttgttGCCGATTGATTTTCCTTTACAGCTGCCTATGAGCCTTCGGGTTCCCCTCGTAAAAGAGGAAAGATCTCCCACATAAAGTAATCGTGCAGCTCTCCTTAATTTTAGGAATTGTTTCGAGCTTCACATCCTAAAACCAGTTGTCATATCGAAATAGAGTGCATAATAAGCCTTTAAATTTCGAACTCACTACATATATGCAGATCAAAAGTTTGCTTTTGTGTAGTCAATCTCAAAGTCGAAGTTACGAGAGCTAGGCATGTCAAATGTTACACCCCGAAGATGTGAACCAATAATTTCAACTTAGATATTTATAGCAAAATTTACTGCTCGGCAACGTCCAAAAAAGAGCAATGTTCCAATTCTTCACTGACTCATAAGCCCTAATAACATGAATATGAACTGATGCTTTGCTACAAGGTACA is a genomic window containing:
- the LOC116202260 gene encoding uncharacterized WD repeat-containing protein C2A9.03-like isoform X4, giving the protein MLRNLLWSTSKHDVYLMQNYSVMHWSSLFRRSKEVLNVARPITANVQRRPSLLMETLSRVQISTMAVKDNLLVAGGFQGELICKFLDQPDVAFCTKVTAEENAITNSVDIYRSPMGSLRVLAANNDARIRIFDTQKFACLSNFNFGWSVNNASASPDGKLLAVLGDCENCLIADAQSGKTVSTLKGHLDYSFASAWHPDGRILATGNQDTTCRLWDIRNPSQSIAVLKGRMGAIRALKFTSDGRFMAMAEPADFVHIFDAQSGYSKSQEIDLFGEIAGISFSPDTESLFVGVADRTYGSLLELNRRHCNRYLDAMI
- the LOC116202260 gene encoding uncharacterized WD repeat-containing protein C2A9.03-like isoform X5 is translated as MLRNLLWSTSKHDVYLMQNYSVMHWSSLFRRSKEVLNVARPITANVRRPSLLMETLSRVQISTMAVKDNLLVAGGFQGELICKFLDQPDVAFCTKVTAEENAITNSVDIYRSPMGSLRVLAANNDARIRIFDTQKFACLSNFNFGWSVNNASASPDGKLLAVLGDCENCLIADAQSGKTVSTLKGHLDYSFASAWHPDGRILATGNQDTTCRLWDIRNPSQSIAVLKGRMGAIRALKFTSDGRFMAMAEPADFVHIFDAQSGYSKSQEIDLFGEIAGISFSPDTESLFVGVADRTYGSLLELNRRHCNRYLDAMI
- the LOC116202260 gene encoding uncharacterized WD repeat-containing protein C2A9.03-like isoform X1 — its product is MEQNYRDDDLEFVVDDFYDEFEDENPFEEPESPIRTDCDSDFRDDFELSKSKTDTSAFEARNGKDIQGIPWERMNYTRDKYREKRLKQYKNYESLSSSREELAKECLPVEKGNNFYDFHFNTRLVKSTIVHFQLRNLLWSTSKHDVYLMQNYSVMHWSSLFRRSKEVLNVARPITANVQRRPSLLMETLSRVQISTMAVKDNLLVAGGFQGELICKFLDQPDVAFCTKVTAEENAITNSVDIYRSPMGSLRVLAANNDARIRIFDTQKFACLSNFNFGWSVNNASASPDGKLLAVLGDCENCLIADAQSGKTVSTLKGHLDYSFASAWHPDGRILATGNQDTTCRLWDIRNPSQSIAVLKGRMGAIRALKFTSDGRFMAMAEPADFVHIFDAQSGYSKSQEIDLFGEIAGISFSPDTESLFVGVADRTYGSLLELNRRHCNRYLDAMI
- the LOC116202260 gene encoding uncharacterized WD repeat-containing protein C2A9.03-like isoform X2, with product MEQNYRDDDLEFVVDDFYDEFEDENPFEEPESPIRTDCDSDFRDDFELSKSKTDTSAFEARNGKDIQGIPWERMNYTRDKYREKRLKQYKNYESLSSSREELAKECLPVEKGNNFYDFHFNTRLVKSTIVHFQLRNLLWSTSKHDVYLMQNYSVMHWSSLFRRSKEVLNVARPITANVRRPSLLMETLSRVQISTMAVKDNLLVAGGFQGELICKFLDQPDVAFCTKVTAEENAITNSVDIYRSPMGSLRVLAANNDARIRIFDTQKFACLSNFNFGWSVNNASASPDGKLLAVLGDCENCLIADAQSGKTVSTLKGHLDYSFASAWHPDGRILATGNQDTTCRLWDIRNPSQSIAVLKGRMGAIRALKFTSDGRFMAMAEPADFVHIFDAQSGYSKSQEIDLFGEIAGISFSPDTESLFVGVADRTYGSLLELNRRHCNRYLDAMI